From the Streptomyces sp. NBC_00654 genome, the window GCGGCCGCGGCGCTGGAGGACGGGCTCTACGGCTCGGTCGACGAGCCCACGGACAGCCCCGACCCGTACACGCTGCCGGGCACCTCGACGGTGCTGCGCAACGAGAGCGCGACCGCCCCGTGCGAGAACGCCACCCTGCGCACCGCGCTCCAGTACTCCTGCAACAACGTGTTCGCGAAGGTGGCCGCCGACCTCGGCCAGGACAAGGTGAAGGCGATGGCGGACGGCTTCGGCTTCGACACCGAGAAGCTGGACGTCCCGGTGCGGGCCTCGGAGAGCGTCTACCCGTCCGGCATGGACAAGGCGCAGACGGCGCTGACGGGCATCGGCCAGTTCGAGGTCACCGCGACCCCGCTGCAGATGGCCATGGTCTCGGCCACCCTCGCCAACGGCGGAGAGCTGGCCGCCCCGCACATGGTCTCCCAGGTCGTGGACGCGGACGGCGGGACGCTGGAGAAGTTCGAGGACGGCGATACGAAGCGGGTCGTCTCCGAACGGACGGCGGAGCAGGTGCGCAGCGCGATGGTCACCGTCGTCGAGGAGGGCACCGGCACGAACGCCCGTATCGCCGGGGCCGAGGTCGGCGGCAAGACGGGCACCGCGCAGAACGGTGTGGACAACAGCAACACCCCGTACGCCTGGTTCACCTCGTACGCGAAGGACCGGTCCTCCGGCAAGGAGGTGGCGGTCGCCGTGGTGATCGAGAGCTCCGACGCGTCCCGCTCGGAGGTCAGCGGCAACGGGCTGGCGGCGCCGATCGCCCAGAAGATGATGAAGGCGGCGCTCCAGGGGTAGCGGGCGCGCGGCCGTCGCGGTGCCGCCCCGGGGACCTCACGTGCCCCGGGGGCGACACCGCTTCCGAGCCCTACGGCCTCCGGGTCCTACGGCCTCCGGGTCCTACGGCCTGCGGGCCCTACGGCCTCCGGGCCTACCGCCCCGCCCACC encodes:
- a CDS encoding penicillin-binding protein 2, which gives rise to MNKTIRRASVFCLLMVLALLVRATWLQTYKAEALADNEHNRRNVIAQYAQPLGDIIVAGSPVTGSERTTGGDLQYKRTYPQGELYAAVTGYGSQAYGATQLEGIYSDVLDGTDDRLKNPADLLTGEQSAPGNVLTTIDPDVQKAAYEALGDDKGAAVAIDPETGRILGMVSTPSYDPSKISGTTDGEAWEQLLADKDKPQVNRALRQPLAPGSTFKLVVAAAALEDGLYGSVDEPTDSPDPYTLPGTSTVLRNESATAPCENATLRTALQYSCNNVFAKVAADLGQDKVKAMADGFGFDTEKLDVPVRASESVYPSGMDKAQTALTGIGQFEVTATPLQMAMVSATLANGGELAAPHMVSQVVDADGGTLEKFEDGDTKRVVSERTAEQVRSAMVTVVEEGTGTNARIAGAEVGGKTGTAQNGVDNSNTPYAWFTSYAKDRSSGKEVAVAVVIESSDASRSEVSGNGLAAPIAQKMMKAALQG